A segment of the Hemicordylus capensis ecotype Gifberg chromosome 6, rHemCap1.1.pri, whole genome shotgun sequence genome:
gcgagtcTAAAtggtggatatctgctgggagtgcattccataggccaggagcagctacagagaaggcccggctctgagtcgccaccagacgtaccggtggtaactggagacggacctctccagatgacctcagcatgcgatggggaacatacagaagaaggtggtctctggggtagcctggacccaagccgttcagggctttaaaggtaataaccagccagagcaactgtttcaaaacaggcataatatgatctgtccgggttaccccagagaccagtctttAAAAACCTGCTTTTTCCTTGCGTAAACCGAGGTCGGGTGCCATTCACCTGACAgcagatatgcgaaactgcaGATGCCGGTTCCGCAAATAACGAGGTCCTACTGCACAGTCTCTTTCAAAACTGCAGAAACTCAGGATCTTAAAAACAATCTGTCACACACGTCGGGCTGGGATGATAAGACAAGTGGGGAAGCAGGCGTCCTCCACCCCTGTCACTGGCTGCACACAAATCCAATGTAATCCAATTAAGATCATTCAAACCTCCCCTCTGTGAAGGGAGGGTAGCTCTTCCTGCTTCAGCACTCTATTCCTACCTGGATCTTCTCCTCCATCTCGTCCAGGAGCCTTGCCAGACagtgattttactttggaagggcagatgTGCATTTTCATATCGTCCAGATTTATGTCAAAATCCCTGTGAGCAATCGGGGAACACTAcatacacgattcaggtttttcattgtgcattggagcttagctcaatttatgtccagggtaaaaaaatccactctttgcgtcaggtttttgggcaaatttTGGGGCAAATATCTGATATGTCCCCTAACTcgcagtatttcacccctcttaataatgcagtgaagcctgctgtctgggaaaggcccaggtgTGCTTGGCTAGTGATGAGAAAGAACCACTAAAGATGAGGCAGTTAAAGAACAAAGTGCTCCTTCCAATTGCTGTCAGAGTTCACTTGGATTCTCCCCATCAGTCTCTGCTCAGCCACCCTCCTCTTGAGGATTAAGAGCATCCCAGATGTGAGAACAAGCTGGGGGTTGAGGAGTTGAGTCAACAGCTGATCCGGCTTTTgcctctgcctgccagctctAATCCCTGCAGATGCACGGCTTCTCGTGCAGCCGGCAAGAAAGGCGTGGGAAGGTCAGCCTTTTCCCTCTTCCACAGATCCCAGCCTCTGTCTCGATAATGTCAGGAACCCAGAGGGTCCACCACCTCTCCAGTGGACAGATGAAACACTTGCTTGAGTTGAGGAAAACTCATTTTCCTCCTACATTAAAACccgatcttcactatttttcaagcaggggctacTTTCACAAAAAAAACCTTTGCTGGGAGAGCCaattcccactgtgctgacctctgtacTGTACTGTGCTTTTTTcagtgctgggagtgggagggccctttaagaaagatgGGCTCCCCTGTTGAGACCTCTCTGTGAAGAGCTTTCCCTCTATGGGGAacagggttgccaggtccaaaATAGCTGAAATCTGTCAACAAAAAACTGGAACTAGGTGGTGTGGTTCACCaaaaaaagtctctaaaaagtttccattttaaaattgcATAAAATCTGCACATGCTAATTGGTATAATCtatgcatgctttgctaaaaacagAATAAcctgagaataaatacaactcgcacacccctttccccacacagttcaaacaccagccttcttctgactggatcacagaatcctatgGGACAAATGGGACATTTTCTTTTCGTTTTCAAGGGAgagggaaaccaccacagaaccctttccacacagttcaaataCCAGAAACCTCTGGATCATAGAATTCCATGGGgcatttttggggtgtgtgtgggaacAGACGCACCCCTTCTCCACAGTTCAGCACTAGCCTCCCCTCCACAGTGGTGCATATAGAGGAAGCATCGGTTTCCTGCCCTGGAGGGAACTTGCTGGCTGTGCACCGCAGCTGTAGAGCAGCAGAGAGACACACAACACAGTCAGAAGAAGATGTCCCTCCTTGGGGCGACCGGGCCAGTCACAGTGAGTCACTGAgaaaaggaggaggcaggctgctgcaaaacACACATGTGGCTGGGGGAATGGGATGCaaattgccagcacagcagcagcagcattcgcATGAGCTACTCCTGCCGCCACACAGCAAATGTTACACAGGAGGAAGCCCattgtttcataggaacataggaagctgccatatactgagtcagaccacaggtccatcaagctcagtattgtcgacacagactggcagcagcttctccaaggttgcaggcaggaatctctctcagccctttcttggaaatgctgccagggagggagcttggaacctagatgctcttcccagagcggctccgtcccctatggggaatatctgacggtgctcacacttctagtctcccattcatttgcaaccagggtggagcctgcttagctaagggcacaagtcatgctttctgccacaagaccagctctcttccaatgggcctactcacaGGTAACAGCCCCTGAGTGATTTGAGCCACTCGGCACTTGCAGCAAGATTGCTGGAACTCTGGAAACCCCTTCCAGTTAGCACAGAAATAGTTGCAGGGGTTTTTTAATAGCTGCAAATCTAGGGTAAAAGCCTCTTTCTGGGAAACCCAATGGGGAAgccgctgggaagggctacacttcccagcaccctgTGCATGCCTTTCTTGTGTGCCTGCATTCTGGACACAAGAGGGCTCCATTTGTCTTAAAGGAACACCACtgatgctgggcaaagtgcagcactgcacggtGAGAACAGCCATCTCCGTAGGGCtccagtttagaaaaaagacgactgcggggagacatgatagaggtcgataaaatcatgcatggcgtggagagagagagattcttttccctttcacacagcactagaaccaggggtcactccatgaaattgattgccaggaggtctaggaccaacaaacggaagtactttttcacacaacgcgtgatccacttgtggaactctctgccacaggatgtggtgacagccaacaacctggatggctttaagaggggtttggatgacttcatggaggagaggtctatcaatggctactagtcggagagctgtgggccacctccagcctcaagggcggggtgcctctgagtaccagttgcaggggagaaacagcaggagagagggcacaccctcaactcctgcctgtggcttccagtggcatctggtgggccactgtgcgaaacaggatgctggactagatgggccttgggcctgatccagcagggctgttcttatgttcttatgactgtgcagagtattcagctttggctgaagcttcatgcAGGCCCAATAAATAATGAACCAGGAAGCCATGCTTAGGTTGATGGAGGCCACACTGGCCCCTGGCCCTTAGTATAAAGAACACTGTCCTATCACGACCATGTAACTTTCTCCAGGATAAGGTTGTTAGCCTTTGAAGACTAcggatacgacaaatatttatatactgcttttcaatcaaagttccccAATTGGTTTACttggatataaacaaacaaacatataaactggctccctgtcctcaaagggctcacaatcaaaaaaagaaacataagcagcatcccactggagggatgctatgctggggacggatagggccagttgctctccccctgctaaataaagagaaccaccactttaaaaaggtgcctcttgctcagttagcaggggataaagcTATCACCCTCAGAGAGGCCCAGGAGGCAGAGCGGAAGGTGGTGATGGGCACAGCTTGGGGGTAATCCAGGAATGGGATCAACAATAGAACAAAGTAAGAACAAGACCTCACATAAGATGCATTGCTGCAGCATGTCCCTGCAAGCTCCCTCTTCCCAAACATCCCCACATTTTATCAGGTTCCCATAGAGAAAACCAAcacagcccagtttgggcaaCACAAGTGTGGCAAACTAGAAAACCAGGCACTAATAAAATACAGACGGGGCAGATCATTCCAGATGGCACAAGCATGTGATCTATTCTACAGAGAAAGTCAGAATAATAATCAATATACATGCCAGAATTAAGACATCCTGTACCCTTTTATGAAAGACATGTGTCCATTTTGCAGATGGGAAACATTGAGAGAGGCAGGCTTTGCATGTGCCACACATGCAGAGCCAGCCAAACAAGTACTAGCACATATGtgcatccacacacacaaaaccaacaaTGCATATGCGCACATGGAGAACCAATTTCATGCGTACAAATATACTCAGATCCAGGCAGAGCGTCccaggcatgcacacacactccatcAGCCTCCGGGTCCTGTGCCATATCTGCCCAGAACCAGGCTATACAGATTTGCTGTGTTTGGTGttcttggttaatccattccttaaaccaggccagcttttgaatggggctttagttatgcCCGTGCCgctctataaaggtaaagtgtggggTTGAGTGGGTcggtcaactcctggcgaccacagagcccgatggtttttctttggtagaatacaggaggggttcaccattgcctcctcccacacaatatgagatgatgcctttcagcatctttctatatcacggctgcctgatataggtgtttcccatagtctgggtacatgatatctatttcattaaactaataATATTCccgattcaactccactgccttgtctttgcatatcacaactcttttctctggattctacatggggctgtcgcTTTTTGGCCTGGGGCCAGCTGGTAAATAAAGATAAGTACTGTACTTGCTTGTAGGTGGACTGGGGGAATGATGCAGGATGACAGTATGGCTGAAGGACATACTGGTAGGCCATGGAAGGTCAGGGAACCCAGAGAGATCTCCAGGAGAGTAACTTCCTTGCTCTTGTTACATGTACATGCTCCACACATGTGCCCCTGACAGGGCAGGCTGTGAGGCAGATTTAGGCCTTAGGATCAGGAATATACTTTTCCTGAAGTGATGACCCTGGAGGATCATTTTCTTAAACTTCACTGCTTTactttgttgggaattctctctggtaagagatacccttctattaccgcaagaaaaaagaaaaaaggagccagcgtggtgtagtggttagagtgctggactaggactggggagacccgggttcaaatccccattcagccatgatactagctgggtgactctgggccagccacttctctctcagcctaacctacttcacagggttgttgtgtgaggagaaacacaagtatgtagtacaccgctctgggctccttggaggaagagtgggatataaatgtaaataaaataaataaataaataaataaaaacacagcggagtctgcccaggcatacatgtctgctaagagccaaaagaaacttggagccagttcatagtttcaaatcaatatgagaagtctttattggagaactccattctagatagaaaaGTGGAGAGGTAGGacctctaatctagctagctagctggatgcagacagatgttgtctgcatctctgtgcactgcacacatggtgcagtgagagaggcgagcatgtgtgatagggagaagaagggaagggaggcaggaaggaaggaagtccctgagagtagcaatctacttCCCTAAGCATTAGCAGATTACAGGACTGCTCTGGTTCAAGCAAGGCATGGCAACTGTGGGAGAGTAAAACAGAAACAGTACGTGTGGGAGAGAAGGAGGCAAGGGGAGATAAGTGTTTTTCTAGACCCCTGCTGTGACTAATACTGTTACAGACTGAAGGCTAGCAGCCTTGGGACAACTCAATTCCTTTACGTATGTCATTTGTTGCTTTCTTGTCCATCTCTTTTGTGTAGCATTTCACTCCTGAAGATCAGCTGCAAACGTCTAATTTTCTTTCCTGTTGGGCTATCGAGGATCCAAGCAGCAGAAGCTGAAAGTAGAGAGCGAAGGTAATGCATGATTGACACACCCTGGAGAAAGTGCCACTGCTCCAGTTACAGGCCTCCCAGCTGATCCATTTCCTTCTCTCTTCTTGTTCACTCAAGTTGCCTGTTGTCCTCCAAGGCTAAGGTCCAAGGAAGCTCTTAGCTAATCACTTGACAAAGAGCTCTTTGTTATGGATTCCTCTGAAGAAATCTGACTCTCTTCTCCCATCCCCAGGAGCTGACAACAGATCTGAATGAGGAGTGTTGGGACAGTGATCACCATTCCCTACCAGTCCATTTGTGGCTTTGCAAGTGCTTAGGGAAGCCATTTCTGGACTTGAGCTACTTGCAATGTCTCCCTTATTTGTAGCTCTTCTTTTTCCGTGGGTCCTTGTGGCGCATGCTTCCAAGGCTTGCCCCCACCCGTGCTTCTGCTATGAATCCTCCAGCTTTGTGGACTGCCACGGCCGGCACCTGACCCATATCCCCCATGGCATTCCTCACAACACGTGGATGCTGGACCTGAGGGTCAACAATCTGAGTGGGCTAGAGGGAGACTGCTTTGATGCCTTGTGGTCTATGAAGATTCTTCTCTTGTCCCACAATTCGGTTTCCAGGATGTGGCCCAAAGCGTTCAAATccctgggcttcttggagaagaTGGATCTCAGCCATAACCTCCTTGTCCGTCTGCCGCGGGACTTCTCAAATGACTTGGCTTCCCTGAAGGATCTCAAGCTGGCTCACAACCACTTGGTAGCTTTGGGGTTTGAAAGCCTGCAGTACTTGGAGAACCTGGAGAAGCTAGATCTGAGCCATAACCGGGTGGCTTATATTGAGAGAGGAACTTTCCGGGGTCTGTCCAGACTCCGACACCTCTACCTTCAGTATAACAAGCTTGTGGTCATCCACAATGGCTTCTTCTTCATGCTCCAGAACCTGGAAATCCTTctgctgaacaacaacaacatcagctCCATTGAGGTGGAAGCCTTCACTTCATTACACAACATGAATCTTTTGGGACTAACTGGCAACCAGCTCATTCATCTCAAATTCAAGACTTTCCTGAACATCCAGACCATCAGCACCCACATCCAGCTCTCAGGCAACCTATGGGCTTGCGACTGTGACCTCCAGCGGGTTTTTGGCAAGATCATGAGTGTCCGACACCTCCATGTGGATGACTATGAGAACATCACCTGCGCCAGCCCCTGGCAGTTAGCTGGCTCACCTCTCCACTCTGTGGACAGCCAGCTGTGCGTTGCAGAGACGGCTACCGTGTTGGTGATCACCGTCACTGTCTTGGTGACGGTCATTGCTGCCATTGTCATGGCAGAGCGCAACAGGAAGAAGAACCACGAAAAGAACTGGAATGAACCAGAAAGCCTTTTTGACTCACAAGAGAAATGAGATGGGGAAGTTGGGGTAGGGTGAACAGTTAAGTAACTGAAACTGGTTTTCTAGTGTCCTTTGAACCCCTGCATTAGTCTGATACATAACTCCGAGCTCAGGGTTGGCTCTAGGCCAGCGCtgacaacttcagccctccagctatttttggactacaactcccatactccctagccacaggggccaataatcaggtatgatgggagctgtagtccaacatttgcaggagggccaaagttgcgcaGCCCTGCAGTCTAGGCTGTCACCCTGTGCAAAAATTGAAATTGGTGGTCACCCCCCGTCCCCTTGTGAAAAATACATGTATTATCAGTTTCACCCCAGTGGCGAAACCTCTGTATGGTGCCCTcttgtagcacccatgggtggtGATGAGTGGTGCCCCCCTGAGAGTGGCACCATGTCTGGCCACATAGGTCTCACACTTCTAAAGGCAGCCCTATCTGGGTTTTCCTATCCACTTTTATCCAAGACAGGTAGCTGGACTGTCAGTCTGCTTCTTCtattctcctccctttccctgaGAGGCAAGACATTACTGCACTGGTAACGCAACCCTTTCCCAAACTTCCCAATAAAATGCTGGGATGGGGCTACAGCTGCCTGTCTTATTTTGAGTTATCTAGAACCGTCTGATTCACCTTCTGACTCTCCCTGTCGAGGAGACAGCTCTAGGAA
Coding sequences within it:
- the LOC128328839 gene encoding slit homolog 2 protein-like isoform X1, which produces MSPLFVALLFPWVLVAHASKACPHPCFCYESSSFVDCHGRHLTHIPHGIPHNTWMLDLRVNNLSGLEGDCFDALWSMKILLLSHNSVSRMWPKAFKSLGFLEKMDLSHNLLVRLPRDFSNDLASLKDLKLAHNHLVALGFESLQYLENLEKLDLSHNRVAYIERGTFRGLSRLRHLYLQYNKLVVIHNGFFFMLQNLEILLLNNNNISSIEVEAFTSLHNMNLLGLTGNQLIHLKFKTFLNIQTISTHIQLSGNLWACDCDLQRVFGKIMSVRHLHVDDYENITCASPWQLAGSPLHSVDSQLCVAETATVLVITVTVLVTVIAAIVMAERNRKKNHEKNWNEPESLFDSQEK
- the LOC128328839 gene encoding carboxypeptidase N subunit 2-like isoform X2 — encoded protein: MLDLRVNNLSGLEGDCFDALWSMKILLLSHNSVSRMWPKAFKSLGFLEKMDLSHNLLVRLPRDFSNDLASLKDLKLAHNHLVALGFESLQYLENLEKLDLSHNRVAYIERGTFRGLSRLRHLYLQYNKLVVIHNGFFFMLQNLEILLLNNNNISSIEVEAFTSLHNMNLLGLTGNQLIHLKFKTFLNIQTISTHIQLSGNLWACDCDLQRVFGKIMSVRHLHVDDYENITCASPWQLAGSPLHSVDSQLCVAETATVLVITVTVLVTVIAAIVMAERNRKKNHEKNWNEPESLFDSQEK